The proteins below are encoded in one region of Bremerella sp. P1:
- a CDS encoding bifunctional 4-hydroxy-2-oxoglutarate aldolase/2-dehydro-3-deoxy-phosphogluconate aldolase, giving the protein MPREATVQKISSTGIVAVIRADNGEILADVTQALIDGGVTAIEVTFTVPKAHKVLEYVADRFGDQIELGAGTVLDAETARIAILAGAEFIVSPIVDLPTIEISHRYDKAMMAGALTPTEVVRAWQAGSDVVKIFPSDLTGPSYLKSLKGPLPQVRMMPTGGVNLDTAEAFLKAGACALGVGGSLVEKSAIESGNMDRIRDLAKQYVEIVQRFRAQ; this is encoded by the coding sequence ATGCCACGTGAAGCAACCGTTCAAAAAATCTCGTCCACGGGAATTGTCGCCGTTATCCGCGCGGACAATGGGGAAATCTTGGCGGATGTGACTCAGGCCCTGATCGACGGTGGGGTCACTGCTATCGAAGTGACCTTTACCGTACCCAAGGCCCACAAGGTATTAGAGTACGTCGCCGATCGATTCGGGGACCAAATCGAGCTCGGAGCGGGCACCGTCCTCGATGCCGAGACGGCTCGCATCGCGATCCTGGCCGGGGCTGAGTTTATCGTCTCGCCCATTGTCGACCTGCCGACCATCGAGATCAGCCACCGGTACGACAAAGCGATGATGGCCGGAGCACTTACCCCCACCGAAGTGGTCCGAGCCTGGCAAGCCGGATCGGACGTGGTGAAGATCTTCCCGTCCGACCTGACCGGACCCAGCTATCTGAAATCTTTGAAAGGTCCCCTGCCCCAGGTTCGCATGATGCCAACAGGCGGGGTCAATCTGGATACGGCCGAGGCGTTCCTGAAAGCAGGTGCGTGTGCTTTGGGAGTCGGCGGCTCGCTCGTTGAGAAGTCGGCAATCGAAAGTGGCAACATGGATCGCATTCGCGATCTGGCCAAGCAGTATGTCGAGATCGTCCAGCGAT